A genomic segment from Amia ocellicauda isolate fAmiCal2 chromosome 13, fAmiCal2.hap1, whole genome shotgun sequence encodes:
- the LOC136766819 gene encoding myozenin-2, with protein MSHTMMSTKERKMQAAAILREMHGSNESDPMDLGKKISIPKDIMLEELSLQSNRGSRLFKMRQRRSEKYTFENFQNEANVQMNNCVSLQPQDSETAERNKADGTSLEVEQSPKTPPNTPDPKNPPNPDSIAPGYGVPLKDIPPERFNSTAVPRSYHSPWEQAIINDPALMETLHAKMPLPEPRTDGPDFKSFNRVATPFGGFEKASRVITFKLPEKDLNPIGAMPRYPELQDPVAKRPTFNRTAQGWVSDGSALVIPLVSLEPVIPESDDL; from the exons ATGTCACACACCATGATGTCCACCAAGGAGAGGAAGATGCAGGCGGCTGCCATCTTGAGGGAAATGCATGGATCCAATG AGTCCGACCCCATGGACCTGGGCAAGAAGATCAGCATCCCCAAGGACATCATGCTGGAGGAGCTGTCCCTGCAGTCCAACCGGGGATCACGCCTCTTCAAGATGCGCCAGCGGAGGTCGGAGAAGTACACCTTTGAGAACTTCCAGAACGAGGCCAACGTGCAGATGAAC AACTGTGTGTCTCTTCAGCCTCAGGACAGCGAAACAGCAGAGAGAAACAAAGCCGACGGGACCAGCCTGGAGGTGGAACAGTCACCGAAAACACCCCCAAACACGCCCGACCCCAAGAACCCCCCGAACCCCGACAGCATCGCCCCAG GCTACGGTGTCCCTCTGAAGGACATTCCTCCGGAGAGGTTCAACAGCACCGCCGTGCCCAGGTCGTACCACTCACCCTGGGAACAGGCCATCATCAACGACCCCGCCCTGATGGAGACCCTGCACGCCAAGATGCCCCTGCCAGAGCCCAGGACCGATGGGCCGGACTTCAAGAGCTTCAACAG GGTGGCCACCCCATTCGGGGGCTTCGAGAAAGCGTCCAGGGTCATCACCTTCAAGCTGCCCGAGAAGGACCTGAACCCCATCGGTGCCATGCCCCGATACCCTGAACTCCAAGACCCCGTGGCCAAGCGTCCCACCTTCAACAGGACGGCCCAGGGCTGGGTGTCGGATGGGAGCGCGCTGGTCATCCCCCTCGTGTCCCTGGAACCCGTCATCCCCGAGTCGGATGACCTTTGA